From the Desulfuromonas sp. genome, one window contains:
- a CDS encoding (Fe-S)-binding protein: MSKLKKLEEYREEIEMCVKCGACRAHCPVFGAERQEGRVARGKVALAHSVLKGDVGLEAKVLEDLSQCLLCGSCGAQCPNKVPTDEIVAAARRRIAEQRGLSSFGKGVAAVLGRPRLMNVLAKTGGALSSLLFKKLPEDSGLRLRFPAPFIEGDRTLPPIAAKPFRERYPEVLPGVAGQPTVAFFTGCGINYMYPAIGEAFLKALRFMGVTVVIPKDQACCGLPAVSAGAGGTVEKLADQNLSALSRHEVDFVVTACASCNAGLGKIYGEMGWPFAELAEKTRDIFVFLAEQGLPEKLAALPRHSSHKKVTYHDPCHLRTRGITREPRAILQALPQVDFVEMADAGTCCGLGGTYSVYHYDTSKKIGAKKAANIAASGAELVATDCPGCIMQLQDTVNHAVLSQKVVHILELLVEALPDENPADRQV; this comes from the coding sequence ATGTCCAAGTTGAAAAAGCTTGAAGAATATCGCGAAGAGATCGAGATGTGCGTCAAGTGCGGCGCCTGCCGCGCCCACTGCCCGGTATTCGGCGCCGAGCGCCAGGAAGGCCGGGTCGCCCGCGGCAAGGTAGCCCTGGCCCACTCGGTCCTGAAGGGCGACGTCGGCCTCGAGGCCAAGGTCCTCGAGGACCTGAGCCAGTGCCTGCTCTGCGGCAGCTGCGGCGCCCAGTGCCCCAACAAGGTGCCGACCGACGAGATCGTCGCCGCCGCCCGGCGGCGCATCGCCGAGCAAAGGGGCCTGTCCTCCTTCGGCAAGGGGGTGGCGGCGGTCCTCGGCCGCCCCCGACTGATGAACGTCCTGGCCAAGACCGGGGGGGCGCTGTCGAGCCTGCTGTTCAAGAAGCTGCCGGAGGACAGCGGCCTGCGGCTGCGTTTCCCGGCCCCCTTCATCGAAGGGGATCGCACCCTGCCCCCGATCGCGGCCAAGCCGTTCCGCGAACGTTATCCGGAAGTTCTTCCGGGGGTCGCCGGGCAGCCGACCGTCGCCTTTTTCACCGGCTGCGGCATCAACTACATGTATCCGGCCATCGGCGAAGCCTTCCTGAAGGCCCTCCGCTTCATGGGCGTCACCGTGGTGATCCCCAAGGATCAGGCCTGCTGCGGCCTGCCCGCGGTGAGCGCCGGAGCCGGAGGCACCGTCGAGAAGCTGGCCGACCAGAACCTCTCCGCCCTCTCCCGCCACGAGGTCGACTTCGTGGTCACCGCCTGCGCCTCCTGCAACGCCGGGCTTGGCAAGATCTACGGGGAGATGGGTTGGCCGTTCGCCGAACTCGCGGAAAAGACCAGGGACATCTTCGTCTTCCTGGCCGAGCAGGGGCTGCCCGAAAAACTCGCCGCATTGCCGCGCCATAGTTCACACAAAAAGGTCACCTATCACGACCCCTGCCACCTGCGGACCCGCGGCATCACCCGGGAACCGCGGGCCATCCTTCAAGCCCTTCCCCAGGTCGATTTCGTGGAGATGGCCGATGCCGGCACCTGCTGCGGCCTCGGCGGAACCTACTCGGTCTACCACTACGACACAAGCAAGAAAATCGGCGCAAAAAAAGCGGCCAACATTGCCGCGTCCGGCGCCGAACTGGTGGCCACCGACTGCCCCGGGTGCATCATGCAGCTGCAGGACACCGTCAACCATGCGGTGCTGTCCCAGAAGGTCGTGCACATCCTCGAACTGCTCGTCGAGGCGTTGCCCGACGAAAACCCCGCCGACCGTCAGGTTTGA
- a CDS encoding tetratricopeptide repeat protein, whose translation MKAHLLLIAGVLALLAGPAAADPWKVQRQDGSELQVEIENNDGFFAGRVNKTFTAAGGVLIGEVQAIEFSRFDDSCFESPCSGRAHGRIIMRDQTSAEFDTLCTQSFVFSSPFGQLVLQTRSIRALSRDGLGLEKIEQRASAGDPDAQFQLGQAYYEGKVLLRDPTEAARWYEKAANSGHSEAQYRLGLLYSRGDGVVESYAQAAKWLFRAARQDHPEAQCRFGAMLFEGKGTSKDSIKGYAWTVLAAAQNATDARDNLARMKGQMTPPQLEAAQQIATILCTPESSALTGGR comes from the coding sequence ATGAAGGCACATTTGCTACTGATTGCGGGCGTCCTCGCCCTGCTGGCCGGCCCGGCCGCAGCGGACCCCTGGAAGGTCCAGCGCCAGGACGGCTCCGAACTGCAGGTGGAGATCGAAAACAACGACGGGTTCTTTGCGGGCCGGGTCAACAAGACCTTCACCGCGGCGGGGGGGGTGCTGATCGGCGAGGTCCAGGCCATCGAGTTCAGCCGCTTCGACGATTCCTGTTTCGAGTCGCCCTGCAGCGGACGGGCCCACGGACGGATCATCATGAGAGACCAAACAAGCGCAGAATTCGACACCCTCTGCACCCAGTCCTTCGTCTTCTCCAGCCCCTTCGGCCAGCTGGTCCTGCAAACTCGGAGCATCCGCGCCCTCTCCCGGGATGGACTGGGACTGGAAAAGATCGAACAGCGAGCCTCCGCCGGGGACCCTGACGCACAATTCCAGCTGGGCCAAGCCTATTACGAGGGCAAGGTGCTGCTCCGCGACCCCACCGAGGCCGCCAGATGGTACGAAAAGGCCGCCAACAGCGGCCACAGCGAGGCCCAGTACAGGCTGGGGCTTTTGTACAGCCGGGGCGACGGCGTGGTGGAGAGCTACGCCCAGGCCGCAAAATGGCTCTTCCGCGCGGCAAGACAGGACCACCCCGAGGCCCAGTGCCGCTTCGGCGCCATGCTGTTCGAAGGCAAGGGAACCTCCAAGGACTCCATCAAGGGCTACGCCTGGACCGTTCTCGCCGCCGCCCAGAACGCGACCGACGCCCGGGACAACCTCGCCAGGATGAAGGGGCAGATGACCCCTCCCCAGCTCGAAGCGGCCCAGCAGATCGCCACCATCCTGTGCACCCCGGAAAGCAGCGCCCTCACCGGAGGACGTTGA
- a CDS encoding c(7)-type cytochrome triheme domain-containing protein, whose protein sequence is MLRRIFPLVTLCGVLIAAVAFAAPPGKVLEFNKSPMGTVLFDGQKHKDAGAICKDCHNKDMFPKMKQGTINITMEELYAGRLCGVCHNGERAFGTKGNCTKCHVTK, encoded by the coding sequence ATGCTGCGGAGAATTTTCCCCCTTGTCACGCTGTGCGGAGTTCTGATTGCCGCTGTCGCCTTTGCCGCCCCCCCCGGCAAGGTCCTCGAATTCAACAAAAGCCCGATGGGCACCGTCCTCTTCGACGGCCAGAAGCACAAGGACGCCGGGGCGATCTGCAAGGACTGCCACAACAAGGACATGTTCCCGAAGATGAAGCAGGGAACGATAAATATCACCATGGAGGAACTCTACGCCGGCCGCCTGTGCGGAGTCTGCCACAACGGCGAACGGGCCTTCGGAACCAAAGGCAACTGCACCAAGTGCCACGTCACGAAGTGA
- the radA gene encoding DNA repair protein RadA, translating into MKHKTVFSCQQCGHQSPKWLGRCPDCAQWNTLVEEALPAAKTKGRAPGPAGRPQRLQEVQAAEEDRIRCGIGEFDRVLGGGVVPGSLTLIGGDPGIGKSTLLLQGVDRLAAAGLALYVTGEESTRQVKLRGERLGACAENLYLLAETSLEAILERVKELNPAFLVIDSIQTVFTAALESAPGSVSQVRECAGRLMQLAKGEGVPTFLVGHVTKDGAIAGPRMLEHMVDTVLYFEGDPGHPYRILRAVKNRFGSTNEIGVFEMQEKGLREVSNPSELFLAERPEGAAGSSVVSSLEGSRPILVELQALVSGSSFGTPRRTAMGIDHNRVSLLVAVLEKKVGLSLLSQDIFVNVAGGVRLDEPAVDLGVLAALASSHLNRPVPPRTLLFGEVGLAGEVRAVSRPELRVKEAARLGFDRCLLPAGNLKSIEPPPAMELVGVRSVEQALDGLLD; encoded by the coding sequence ATGAAGCACAAGACCGTCTTCAGCTGCCAGCAGTGCGGCCACCAGAGTCCCAAGTGGCTCGGGCGCTGTCCCGACTGCGCCCAGTGGAACACCCTGGTCGAGGAGGCCCTGCCTGCCGCCAAGACCAAGGGGCGTGCCCCGGGCCCGGCGGGCAGGCCGCAGCGCCTGCAGGAGGTGCAGGCCGCCGAGGAAGACCGCATCCGCTGCGGCATCGGCGAGTTCGACCGGGTCCTCGGCGGCGGGGTTGTTCCCGGCTCCCTGACCCTGATCGGCGGCGACCCCGGCATCGGTAAGTCGACCCTGCTGCTGCAGGGGGTCGACCGGCTGGCCGCCGCCGGGCTCGCCCTCTACGTCACCGGGGAGGAGTCGACCCGCCAGGTCAAGCTGCGCGGCGAGCGCCTCGGTGCGTGCGCCGAGAACCTCTACCTCCTCGCCGAAACCTCCCTCGAGGCGATCCTGGAGCGGGTGAAGGAACTCAATCCGGCCTTCCTGGTCATCGATTCGATCCAGACCGTTTTCACCGCCGCCCTCGAATCGGCTCCGGGGAGCGTCAGCCAGGTGCGCGAGTGCGCCGGGCGCCTCATGCAGCTCGCCAAGGGCGAGGGGGTCCCCACCTTCCTCGTCGGCCACGTCACCAAGGACGGCGCCATCGCCGGTCCGCGCATGCTCGAGCACATGGTCGACACCGTCCTCTACTTCGAGGGCGACCCCGGCCACCCCTACCGCATCCTGCGGGCTGTCAAGAACCGTTTCGGCTCCACCAACGAGATCGGCGTTTTCGAGATGCAGGAGAAGGGCCTGCGCGAGGTCTCCAACCCTTCCGAGCTCTTTCTCGCGGAGAGGCCCGAAGGGGCCGCCGGAAGCTCCGTCGTCTCCTCCCTGGAGGGGAGCCGCCCGATCCTCGTGGAGTTGCAGGCCCTGGTCAGCGGCTCCTCCTTCGGCACCCCCCGGCGCACCGCCATGGGCATCGACCACAACCGGGTCTCCCTTCTGGTGGCGGTGCTGGAGAAGAAGGTCGGCCTCTCCCTGCTCTCCCAGGACATCTTCGTCAACGTCGCCGGCGGGGTCCGGCTGGACGAGCCGGCGGTCGATCTCGGGGTCCTTGCGGCGTTGGCTTCGAGCCATCTGAACCGTCCCGTTCCGCCCCGCACCCTGCTCTTCGGCGAGGTCGGCCTGGCCGGCGAGGTGCGGGCCGTCTCCCGGCCCGAACTGCGGGTCAAAGAGGCCGCCCGGCTCGGTTTCGACCGTTGCCTGCTGCCCGCGGGCAACCTGAAGAGCATCGAGCCCCCCCCCGCCATGGAGCTGGTCGGGGTGCGCAGCGTCGAGCAGGCCCTGGACGGCCTGTTAGACTAG
- a CDS encoding FAD-linked oxidase C-terminal domain-containing protein, protein MLEPRIVKILQGIVGKKHVTTEKADRICYSYDATQQQFLPDVVIYPGTAEEISLIMKMANAEMVPILPRGAGSGFTGGSLPVRGGIVLSTERMEKIIEIDEENLVATVEPGVVTEQFQKAVEKVGLFYPPDPASLKFSTLGGNVAECAGGPRCVKYGVTKDYIIGLEVVTPTGDIITTGGPTMKGVVGYDLTKLLCGSEGTLGIITRIVIKLLPLPEAKKTMLVLFDSIDGAAQSVSAIIRGKIIPATLEFMDGRTIDCVRQATGLDVPDAARALLIIEVDGDREFLDKQVGRITDIIQPLGVVEVRTATTPEESEALWQIRRSVSASLRKVNPDKFNEDICVPRSKVPEMIRRIDAIADRYQIPIVNFGHAGDGNIHVNIMIDKKVAGEMDKAEKAIEEVFRGALELGGTMSGEHGVGIAKAPYIPLEISDKAADYMKTLKRALDPNNILNPGKIFLDE, encoded by the coding sequence ATGCTCGAACCACGCATCGTCAAGATACTGCAGGGCATTGTCGGCAAGAAACACGTCACCACCGAGAAGGCCGACCGGATCTGCTACTCCTACGACGCCACCCAGCAGCAGTTCCTGCCCGACGTGGTCATCTATCCCGGCACGGCCGAGGAGATCAGCCTGATCATGAAGATGGCCAACGCCGAGATGGTCCCGATTCTTCCCCGGGGAGCCGGCAGCGGATTTACCGGCGGCAGCCTTCCGGTGCGCGGGGGGATCGTCCTGTCGACGGAGCGGATGGAAAAGATCATCGAGATCGACGAGGAGAACCTGGTGGCCACCGTCGAACCGGGCGTCGTGACCGAACAGTTCCAGAAGGCTGTGGAAAAGGTGGGCCTCTTCTACCCGCCCGACCCGGCGTCGCTCAAGTTCTCGACCCTCGGCGGCAACGTGGCCGAGTGCGCGGGCGGCCCCCGCTGCGTCAAGTACGGGGTGACCAAGGACTACATCATCGGCCTCGAGGTGGTGACCCCGACCGGCGACATCATCACCACCGGCGGCCCGACCATGAAAGGGGTGGTCGGCTACGACCTGACCAAGCTGCTGTGCGGCTCGGAGGGGACCCTCGGCATCATCACCCGGATCGTCATCAAGCTGCTGCCCCTGCCCGAGGCGAAGAAGACCATGCTGGTCCTGTTCGATTCGATCGACGGCGCGGCCCAATCCGTTTCGGCCATCATCCGCGGCAAGATCATCCCCGCCACCCTCGAGTTCATGGACGGACGCACCATCGACTGCGTGCGCCAGGCCACCGGCCTGGACGTGCCGGATGCGGCCCGGGCCCTGCTGATCATCGAGGTCGACGGCGACCGGGAGTTTCTCGACAAGCAGGTCGGCAGGATCACCGACATCATCCAGCCGCTCGGGGTGGTCGAAGTGCGCACCGCCACCACTCCGGAAGAGAGCGAGGCCCTGTGGCAGATCCGCCGCTCGGTCTCGGCCTCGCTGCGCAAGGTCAACCCCGACAAGTTCAACGAGGACATCTGCGTCCCGCGCAGCAAGGTCCCGGAGATGATCCGCCGCATCGACGCCATCGCCGACAGGTATCAAATCCCGATCGTCAATTTCGGCCATGCCGGCGACGGCAACATCCACGTCAACATCATGATCGACAAGAAGGTGGCGGGGGAGATGGACAAGGCCGAAAAGGCGATCGAAGAGGTCTTCCGCGGCGCCCTCGAACTTGGCGGCACCATGAGCGGCGAGCACGGGGTCGGCATCGCCAAGGCGCCCTATATCCCCCTGGAGATCAGCGACAAGGCCGCAGACTACATGAAGACCCTGAAGCGGGCCCTCGACCCCAACAACATTCTCAACCCCGGCAAGATCTTTCTGGACGAGTGA
- a CDS encoding thiamine biosynthesis protein yields the protein MSKALGLLSGGLDSSLAAMTLLRQGVEVTGIAFVTPFFGSAKAEQAARQIGIPLIVQDIGEVHLEMVKNPRYGYGKNMNPCIDCHAMMFRLAGEVMAGKGFDFLFSGEVLGQRPMSQNLNALRSVANYSGHPDRILRPLSARLLAITAMEEEGLVDRERLLDIQGRSRKPQEKLAREWGLTDYPSSGGGCLLTEKSISNRLRDLFDHRPEATVTDVELLKLGRQFRLSETAKLTLGRNQADN from the coding sequence ATGAGCAAAGCCCTGGGACTTCTCTCCGGAGGCCTCGACAGCAGCCTGGCGGCGATGACCCTTCTCCGCCAGGGAGTGGAGGTCACCGGCATCGCCTTTGTCACCCCCTTTTTCGGCTCGGCCAAGGCCGAGCAGGCCGCCCGCCAGATCGGAATCCCCCTGATCGTTCAGGACATCGGCGAGGTCCACCTGGAAATGGTGAAAAACCCCCGCTACGGCTACGGCAAAAACATGAATCCCTGCATCGACTGCCACGCCATGATGTTCCGCCTCGCCGGGGAGGTCATGGCGGGCAAAGGCTTCGACTTCCTCTTCTCCGGGGAGGTGCTGGGCCAGCGCCCCATGAGCCAGAACCTCAACGCCCTGCGGTCGGTGGCCAACTACTCGGGCCACCCCGATCGCATTCTGCGCCCCCTCAGCGCCCGCCTGCTGGCGATCACCGCGATGGAGGAAGAAGGCCTCGTGGACCGGGAGCGCCTGCTCGACATCCAGGGCCGCTCCCGCAAGCCCCAGGAGAAGCTTGCCCGGGAATGGGGGCTGACCGACTACCCTTCTTCGGGAGGAGGCTGCCTGCTTACGGAGAAGTCGATCTCCAACCGCCTGCGGGACCTTTTCGACCATCGGCCCGAAGCCACGGTAACCGACGTGGAGCTGCTCAAGCTGGGCCGCCAGTTCCGTCTCTCGGAAACGGCCAAGCTGACCCTCGGCCGCAACCAGGCGGACAATTAA
- the dksA gene encoding RNA polymerase-binding protein DksA, with the protein MDKKKIEEFREILQEQLDSLLREAGKTVSEMTDEKANFPDPTDRASLESDRNFELRIRDRERKLIMKIREALERVEEGEFGICESCEEEIGEARLRARPVTTLCIDCKTEQERQEKIG; encoded by the coding sequence ATGGACAAGAAGAAAATTGAGGAATTTCGCGAAATCCTTCAGGAGCAGCTGGACAGTCTGCTGCGCGAGGCCGGCAAGACGGTTTCGGAAATGACCGACGAGAAGGCCAATTTCCCCGATCCCACCGACCGCGCCTCCCTGGAGTCGGACCGCAATTTCGAATTGCGCATCCGCGACCGGGAGCGCAAGCTCATCATGAAGATCCGCGAGGCTCTGGAGCGTGTCGAAGAGGGTGAATTCGGGATCTGTGAAAGCTGCGAGGAGGAGATCGGAGAGGCGCGTCTGCGGGCCCGGCCGGTCACCACCCTGTGCATCGACTGCAAGACCGAGCAGGAACGTCAAGAAAAAATCGGCTGA
- the larA gene encoding nickel-dependent lactate racemase: MDQTTLRYGTETFACRLPGARVLSAAVPAAAANPEGLTATDLDAPIDAPPLEKIVRPGEKVVIVTSDITRYTGSEHYLPIVVERLNGAGIADADIEIVIALGIHRKQTEAEHRKILGPLFGRIAVFDHECDNPAELVLLGETAGGIPVWINRRVAEADRVIVTGTVGFHYFAGYGGGRKGLVPGVASRQTCMASHFAVFHPPEIGGKHPLATTGVIEGNPVHEALLEAARMVKPDFLLNTVLSPEKEILAVFCGDMEKAHEAGCDLTSRLYAVELEEPADLAVVSCGGHPKDINVIQSHKALHYGVQALRPGGTIVLLAACPDGFGNRTFFDWFRHRDLDAFEAALRKGYEINGQTAHATLSKARTFRVILVSELGEVETTGMGMEKAADLDEALRMASAALPENPRTVVIPDGGTVLPVIKSRG, from the coding sequence GTGGACCAGACGACCCTTCGATACGGAACCGAGACTTTCGCCTGCCGGCTGCCCGGGGCGCGGGTTCTGAGCGCCGCCGTCCCCGCGGCCGCCGCGAACCCGGAGGGGCTGACCGCCACAGACCTCGATGCGCCGATCGACGCCCCGCCCCTGGAAAAGATCGTCCGCCCGGGGGAGAAGGTCGTCATCGTCACCTCGGACATCACCCGCTACACCGGCAGCGAGCATTACCTGCCGATCGTCGTGGAGCGCCTGAACGGGGCCGGGATTGCCGACGCCGACATCGAGATCGTCATCGCCCTCGGGATCCACCGCAAGCAGACCGAGGCCGAGCACCGCAAGATCCTCGGCCCCCTCTTCGGGCGGATCGCCGTCTTCGACCACGAGTGCGACAACCCGGCGGAACTCGTCCTGCTCGGCGAGACCGCGGGGGGCATCCCGGTGTGGATCAACCGCCGGGTGGCCGAGGCCGACCGGGTGATCGTCACCGGCACCGTCGGCTTCCACTACTTCGCCGGCTATGGCGGCGGGCGCAAGGGCCTTGTCCCCGGCGTTGCGAGCCGCCAGACCTGCATGGCCAGCCACTTCGCGGTGTTCCACCCGCCGGAGATCGGCGGCAAGCACCCCCTGGCGACGACCGGGGTGATCGAGGGCAACCCGGTGCACGAAGCCCTGCTCGAGGCGGCCCGGATGGTGAAGCCCGACTTCCTGCTGAACACCGTCCTTTCGCCGGAAAAGGAGATTTTGGCGGTCTTCTGCGGCGACATGGAGAAGGCCCACGAGGCCGGCTGCGACCTGACCAGCCGCCTCTACGCGGTCGAACTGGAAGAGCCGGCGGACCTGGCCGTCGTCTCCTGCGGCGGGCACCCGAAGGACATCAACGTCATCCAGTCCCACAAAGCCCTTCACTACGGGGTGCAGGCCCTGCGCCCGGGAGGGACGATCGTCCTGCTGGCCGCCTGCCCCGACGGTTTCGGCAACCGGACCTTTTTCGACTGGTTCCGCCACCGGGACCTCGACGCCTTCGAGGCGGCGCTCCGAAAAGGCTACGAGATCAACGGCCAGACCGCCCACGCCACCCTGAGCAAGGCCCGGACCTTCCGGGTCATCCTGGTCAGCGAACTGGGCGAGGTCGAAACGACGGGGATGGGCATGGAGAAGGCGGCCGACCTCGACGAGGCGCTGCGCATGGCCTCCGCGGCTCTGCCGGAGAACCCGCGCACCGTCGTCATCCCCGACGGGGGGACGGTCCTGCCGGTCATTAAAAGCAGAGGCTAG
- a CDS encoding ATP-binding protein — protein sequence MKCDRYEVLHQVVRIASCTASDYPQSIASILCYLTEALDLEDAVFHLLSEDRRHFSRTFPPIDPDRRPPVSPKLSDSPEGRALAGGRPVQDGAQWYFPVCCPRADYGVLSLRVAPSSPENLSELIQPVAEQLACLAQHALLSRREQRRVGQLTLLSELGRSLNQARTLRGLPQAVLRTVLRYTQAACIVIRPLSNDESLGPSHVRVRQPYRHWRQRFLDRDAEISPAVFAGGRARFMRDPARENGVDDPLPPSVACLPLIFQDRVLGTLTLFGGAPSEEEFFTFDSDEKRLLSAVASQVANALERITGREHLGTISRERDRKLRETTLLYRISRAMHSTLRLNELIHLILSAATVPEGGGFERAMLFVANERSGTLQGMVGVSREGAALVLARQDGELRWERPVISREALETQRGTPLCLQVKKQRLPLEAEDNALARAALEGQVVTVHRPESEPPTGAALAEALGLSPYACAPLLGRDRPLGVLVVDNPDSREEISPDRVRFLELFANQAGGAMENSMLLHQLESAHNDLRETQERMLHGEKMAVLGEMAASVAHELRNPLVPIGGFARRLVRTVAEGSEEHQYASIVARETERMEEMLANILAFSKRQMLCFTDCHLAEVLDEALTLEADALNRSEIDLVREVASDLPVIQGDGQKLRQVMVNLIANARQAMVGGGSLTLRVYRATLRGRSAVTVEVEDTGGGIPMESLRNIFNPFFTTKEEGTGLGLSISHRIIEHHQGEIEVVNRELGAVFILRLPVRIPRAPYR from the coding sequence ATGAAGTGCGATCGCTACGAAGTTCTGCACCAGGTTGTCCGCATCGCCAGCTGTACCGCTTCTGACTATCCTCAAAGCATAGCTTCCATCCTTTGTTACCTGACCGAGGCCCTCGACCTCGAAGACGCCGTTTTTCACCTTCTGAGCGAGGACCGGCGGCATTTCTCCCGCACTTTTCCCCCGATCGACCCGGACCGCCGCCCCCCGGTTTCGCCCAAGCTGTCCGACTCCCCCGAGGGCCGGGCCCTGGCCGGCGGCCGTCCGGTGCAGGACGGGGCGCAGTGGTATTTTCCGGTGTGCTGCCCCCGGGCAGACTATGGCGTCCTCTCCCTGAGAGTCGCCCCGTCCTCTCCCGAGAACCTTTCCGAACTGATCCAGCCCGTGGCCGAGCAGTTGGCCTGTCTGGCCCAGCATGCCTTGCTCTCCCGCCGCGAGCAGAGGCGGGTCGGTCAGCTGACCCTCCTGTCGGAGCTCGGACGGAGCCTGAACCAGGCCCGTACGTTGAGGGGGCTGCCACAGGCGGTTCTGCGAACCGTGCTGCGGTACACTCAGGCGGCCTGCATCGTTATCCGCCCTCTCTCCAATGATGAGAGCCTTGGTCCCTCCCATGTCCGGGTTCGCCAGCCCTACCGCCACTGGCGCCAGCGATTCCTCGACCGGGACGCTGAGATCTCCCCCGCCGTCTTTGCCGGGGGGAGGGCCCGCTTCATGCGAGACCCGGCTCGGGAAAACGGTGTGGACGACCCCCTCCCGCCGTCGGTCGCATGCCTTCCCCTCATCTTTCAGGACCGGGTGCTCGGAACCCTGACCCTGTTCGGCGGCGCGCCTTCCGAGGAGGAGTTTTTTACCTTCGACTCCGACGAGAAGAGACTCCTGTCCGCCGTCGCATCCCAGGTCGCCAACGCCCTGGAGCGCATCACCGGGCGCGAACACCTGGGGACCATCTCCCGGGAGAGGGATCGCAAGCTGCGCGAGACAACCCTCCTGTACCGCATCTCCCGGGCCATGCACAGCACCTTGCGGCTCAACGAACTCATCCACCTCATCCTCTCCGCGGCAACCGTCCCCGAAGGGGGGGGGTTCGAGCGGGCCATGCTCTTCGTGGCCAACGAGCGCAGCGGAACCCTGCAGGGGATGGTGGGGGTTTCCCGGGAAGGGGCTGCCCTGGTGCTGGCCCGACAGGACGGGGAGCTGCGCTGGGAGAGGCCTGTAATCAGTCGGGAGGCCCTGGAGACCCAGCGCGGCACGCCCCTGTGCCTTCAGGTCAAGAAGCAGCGGCTGCCCCTCGAGGCCGAGGACAACGCCCTGGCCCGCGCCGCCCTGGAGGGACAGGTGGTGACCGTGCATCGACCGGAGAGCGAGCCGCCCACCGGCGCGGCCCTGGCCGAGGCCCTGGGCCTTTCTCCCTATGCCTGCGCTCCTCTGCTGGGTCGGGACCGTCCGCTGGGGGTGTTGGTGGTGGACAATCCCGACTCCCGGGAGGAGATCAGCCCGGACCGGGTGCGCTTTTTGGAGCTGTTCGCCAACCAGGCCGGGGGAGCCATGGAGAACTCCATGCTCCTGCACCAGCTCGAGAGCGCTCACAATGATTTGCGCGAGACCCAGGAGCGCATGCTGCACGGGGAAAAGATGGCGGTGCTCGGCGAGATGGCCGCCTCGGTGGCCCACGAGTTGAGAAATCCCCTCGTCCCCATCGGCGGGTTCGCCCGGCGCCTGGTCCGCACCGTGGCCGAAGGGAGCGAGGAACACCAGTACGCCTCCATCGTCGCCCGTGAAACCGAGCGCATGGAGGAGATGCTCGCCAACATCCTGGCCTTCTCCAAGCGGCAGATGCTCTGCTTTACCGACTGTCATCTCGCAGAGGTCCTCGACGAGGCCCTGACCCTCGAGGCCGACGCCCTGAACCGCTCCGAGATCGACCTGGTCAGGGAGGTGGCCTCCGACCTGCCCGTTATCCAGGGAGACGGTCAGAAGCTGCGCCAGGTCATGGTCAACCTCATCGCCAACGCCCGGCAGGCCATGGTCGGAGGCGGCAGCCTGACCCTGCGGGTCTACCGCGCCACTCTGCGCGGCCGCTCGGCGGTGACCGTGGAGGTGGAGGACACCGGCGGCGGCATACCGATGGAGAGCCTGCGCAATATCTTCAACCCCTTCTTCACCACCAAGGAAGAGGGCACGGGCCTGGGCCTCTCCATATCCCACCGGATCATCGAGCACCACCAAGGCGAGATCGAGGTGGTCAACCGGGAACTGGGAGCGGTCTTCATTCTGCGTCTGCCGGTGCGCATCCCCCGGGCACCTTACCGTTGA